In Apium graveolens cultivar Ventura chromosome 10, ASM990537v1, whole genome shotgun sequence, the following are encoded in one genomic region:
- the LOC141693799 gene encoding anaphase-promoting complex subunit 8-like isoform X2 has translation MSLLRCGGTNTMMGWTMITMFWLSLISIVRSIGVLLMCSVIRQAGQKRKEEENIELDGPLGKSDAVNQELVSLEKELYVLEKKGTIDSFGLYLYGLVLKEKGNENGARAVLLDSVNSYPWNWSAWRALQSVCTTADTLNSININNRWMKDFFLASVYHELRMHNESLAKYEHLGEIFGYSNYIQAQIAKVQYSLREFDQVEEIFEDLLRNDPYRVDDMDVYSNVLYARECFAALSYLAHRVFITDKYRPESCCIIGNYYSLKGQHEKSVMYFRRALKLDSKYLSAWTLMGHEYVEMKNTAAAVDAYRRAVDINPCDYRAWYGLGQAYEMMGMPLYALHYFKKSVFLQPNDSRLWIAMGQCYESDQLHMIEEAIKCYRRATNCTDSEAIALPQLAKLHTELGRSEEAAHYYKKYLKMMETEEREGPDMVKALMFLAQHCKEQKRFEEAAVYCTRLLDYTGPEREQAKSLLRGIRLEQSSSPAMDVDPYPL, from the exons ATGTCTCTACTCCGGTGCGGCGGGACGAATACAATGATGGGATGGACAATGATTACTATGTTTTGGCTAAGTCTTATTTCGATTGTAAGGAGTATAGGCGTGCTGCTCATGTGCTCCGTGATCAGACAG GCTGGACAAAAGAGAAAAGAAGAAGAGAATATTGAGCTTGATGGACCCCTGGGCAAGAGTGATGCTGTGAATCAGGAACTGGTTTCACTTGAGAAGGAATTGTATGTGCTTGAAAAGAAGGGCACAATTGATTCCTTTGGACTGTACCTTTATGGTCTTGTTCTCAAAGAAAAAGGCAATGAGAATGGTGCACGTGCGGTACTTCTGGATTCTGTAAATAGCTACCCGTGGAACTGGAGTGCTTGGAGAGCGCTCCAATCTGTATGCACTACAGCTGATACATTGAACAGCATTAATATAAATAACCGTTGGATGAAAGACTTCTTTCTTGCCAGTGTATACCATGAACTCCGAATGCATAATGAATCCTTAGCAAAATACGAGCATCTAGGTGAAATTTTTGGGTATAGCAACTACATCCAagctcaaattgccaaggtccagTACAGTCTGAGGGAATTTGATCAAGTAGAAGAAATATTTGAAGATCTTTTAAGAAATGACCCTTATCGGGTTGATGATATGGATGTCTATTCTAATGTGCTCTATGCAAGGGAGTGCTTTGCAGCATTAAGTTATCTTGCCCACAGAGTATTTATAACAGATAAGTACAGGCCCGAATCATGCTGCATTATTGGGAATTACTACAGTTTAAAGGGACAGCATGAGAAGTCGGTCATGTATTTCAGGAGAGCACTTAAATTAGATAGCAAGTATTTATCAGCTTGGACACTTATGGGACATGAGTATGTTGAGATGAAAAACACCGCTGCAGCTGTTGATGCATATCGGCGAGCTGTAGACATTAATCCTTGTGATTATAGAGCATGGTATGGCTTAGGACAAGCATATGAAATGATGGGGATGCCATTATATGCTCTTCATTATTTcaaaaaatcagtgtttttgcAGCCTAATGATTCTAGGTTGTGGATTGCCATGGGTCAGTGTTACGAATCCGATCAGCTTCATATGATTGAGGAGGCAATAAAGTGTTACAGGAGGGCGACAAACTGCACTGACAGTGAAGCAATTGCTCTTCCCCAGCTAGCAAAGTTGCACACTGAGCTTGGGCGTTCTGAAGAGGCAGCACACTACTACAAAAAGTACTTAAAAATGATGGAAACCGAAGAAAGGGAAGGGCCTGACATGGTAAAAGCTTTGATGTTTCTTGCTCAGCACTGCAAAGAGCAAAAGAGATTCGAAGAAGCGGCAGTATATTGTACCCGTCTGCTTGATTATACTGGGCCA GAGAGGGAACAAGCAAAGAGTTTACTGAGAGGAATTCGACTTGAACAATCTAGTTCTCCTGCTATGGATGTTGATCCATACCCTCTATGA
- the LOC141693799 gene encoding anaphase-promoting complex subunit 8-like isoform X1: MGTKEIYKNELRSAIRDLNERCLYSASKWAAELLMGIVIDEEKNIPVRNKYLKVDSSTRRRSRTDESSSAVGAGSYVSTPVRRDEYNDGMDNDYYVLAKSYFDCKEYRRAAHVLRDQTGKKTIFLRGYSLFLAGQKRKEEENIELDGPLGKSDAVNQELVSLEKELYVLEKKGTIDSFGLYLYGLVLKEKGNENGARAVLLDSVNSYPWNWSAWRALQSVCTTADTLNSININNRWMKDFFLASVYHELRMHNESLAKYEHLGEIFGYSNYIQAQIAKVQYSLREFDQVEEIFEDLLRNDPYRVDDMDVYSNVLYARECFAALSYLAHRVFITDKYRPESCCIIGNYYSLKGQHEKSVMYFRRALKLDSKYLSAWTLMGHEYVEMKNTAAAVDAYRRAVDINPCDYRAWYGLGQAYEMMGMPLYALHYFKKSVFLQPNDSRLWIAMGQCYESDQLHMIEEAIKCYRRATNCTDSEAIALPQLAKLHTELGRSEEAAHYYKKYLKMMETEEREGPDMVKALMFLAQHCKEQKRFEEAAVYCTRLLDYTGPEREQAKSLLRGIRLEQSSSPAMDVDPYPL; encoded by the exons ATGGGCACTAAGGAGATTTACAAAAACGAGCTCCGATCTGCAATTCGTGATCTTAATGAACGTTGTCTTTACTCTGCCTCTAAATG GGCAGCAGAACTGTTGATGGGGATAGTAATTGACGAGGAAAAAAATATTCCGGTTCGCAATAAGTACCTGAAAGTGGATTCTAGCACTCGAAGACGGTCCCGGACTGATGAATCTTCTTCAGCCGTAGGTGCTGGTTCCTATGTCTCTACTCCGGTGCGGCGGGACGAATACAATGATGGGATGGACAATGATTACTATGTTTTGGCTAAGTCTTATTTCGATTGTAAGGAGTATAGGCGTGCTGCTCATGTGCTCCGTGATCAGACAGGCAAGAAAACAATTTTCTTGCGCGGTTATTCTCTTTTCTTG GCTGGACAAAAGAGAAAAGAAGAAGAGAATATTGAGCTTGATGGACCCCTGGGCAAGAGTGATGCTGTGAATCAGGAACTGGTTTCACTTGAGAAGGAATTGTATGTGCTTGAAAAGAAGGGCACAATTGATTCCTTTGGACTGTACCTTTATGGTCTTGTTCTCAAAGAAAAAGGCAATGAGAATGGTGCACGTGCGGTACTTCTGGATTCTGTAAATAGCTACCCGTGGAACTGGAGTGCTTGGAGAGCGCTCCAATCTGTATGCACTACAGCTGATACATTGAACAGCATTAATATAAATAACCGTTGGATGAAAGACTTCTTTCTTGCCAGTGTATACCATGAACTCCGAATGCATAATGAATCCTTAGCAAAATACGAGCATCTAGGTGAAATTTTTGGGTATAGCAACTACATCCAagctcaaattgccaaggtccagTACAGTCTGAGGGAATTTGATCAAGTAGAAGAAATATTTGAAGATCTTTTAAGAAATGACCCTTATCGGGTTGATGATATGGATGTCTATTCTAATGTGCTCTATGCAAGGGAGTGCTTTGCAGCATTAAGTTATCTTGCCCACAGAGTATTTATAACAGATAAGTACAGGCCCGAATCATGCTGCATTATTGGGAATTACTACAGTTTAAAGGGACAGCATGAGAAGTCGGTCATGTATTTCAGGAGAGCACTTAAATTAGATAGCAAGTATTTATCAGCTTGGACACTTATGGGACATGAGTATGTTGAGATGAAAAACACCGCTGCAGCTGTTGATGCATATCGGCGAGCTGTAGACATTAATCCTTGTGATTATAGAGCATGGTATGGCTTAGGACAAGCATATGAAATGATGGGGATGCCATTATATGCTCTTCATTATTTcaaaaaatcagtgtttttgcAGCCTAATGATTCTAGGTTGTGGATTGCCATGGGTCAGTGTTACGAATCCGATCAGCTTCATATGATTGAGGAGGCAATAAAGTGTTACAGGAGGGCGACAAACTGCACTGACAGTGAAGCAATTGCTCTTCCCCAGCTAGCAAAGTTGCACACTGAGCTTGGGCGTTCTGAAGAGGCAGCACACTACTACAAAAAGTACTTAAAAATGATGGAAACCGAAGAAAGGGAAGGGCCTGACATGGTAAAAGCTTTGATGTTTCTTGCTCAGCACTGCAAAGAGCAAAAGAGATTCGAAGAAGCGGCAGTATATTGTACCCGTCTGCTTGATTATACTGGGCCA GAGAGGGAACAAGCAAAGAGTTTACTGAGAGGAATTCGACTTGAACAATCTAGTTCTCCTGCTATGGATGTTGATCCATACCCTCTATGA